A single genomic interval of Daucus carota subsp. sativus chromosome 1, DH1 v3.0, whole genome shotgun sequence harbors:
- the LOC108216585 gene encoding uncharacterized protein LOC108216585: MTNLTNLSFVAFDISGENYLSWVQDVKLHLGSKKLGNTIKAENTSTIEENFTSIIFLRHHMHEDLKSEYLEVEDPFILWENLNDRFDHQKLVYLPAAENDWANLRLQDFKSVRAYSSALFKISSRLIMCGEIVTEKRKIDKILSTFHPNNINLAEMYRERKFTKFGDLLSTLLVAEQNHELVIKNHQSRPTGSAPLPEVNNTTFQQNVRGKRHRGGRGHGRYRGRGRGRGHFRPYYSSGHQKWQPETQSKRKAPQGGKTDNLCHKCGMEGHWSRNCYIPQHLVNLYQSSKRSKGKMVETNFANNLDDSLIISTGGISVNGPNETNETHMWEAED; encoded by the coding sequence ATGACAAATCTTACAAACTTGTCGTTCGTTGCGTTTGACATTTCTGGGGAGAATTATCTATCGTGGGTACAAGATGTAAAGTTGCATTTGGGTTCAAAGAAATTAGGCAACACAATAAAGGCAGAAAACACATCCACAATTGAAGAAAATTTTACCTCTATTATTTTCCTTCGACACCACATGCATGAAGATCTAAAATCTGAGTACCTAGAAGTCGAGGATCCCTTTATTTTATGGGAAAATCTAAATGATAGGTTCGATCATCAGAAACTAGTTTATCTACCTGCAGCTGAAAATGATTGGGCTAATCTAAGGCTTCAAGATTTTAAGAGTGTTCGGGCATATAGCTCAGCACTATTCAAAATAAGTTCTAGGCTCATTATGTGTGGTGAGATTGTTACTGAGAAAAGAAAGATCGACAAAATATTATCCACTTTTCATCCCAATAATATCAACTTAGCCGAGATGTACAGGGAGCGCAAGTTTACCAAGTTTGGGGATCTCCTTTCAACCCTCCTTGTTGCCGAGCAGAATCATGAATTGGTGATTAAGAATCATCAATCCCGTCCAACGGGATCTGCCCCTTTACCAGAAGTAAATAACACGACATTCCAGCAGAATGTACGTGGAAAAAGGCATAGAGGTGGACGAGGCCATGGTCGCTACCGTGGACGAGGCCGTGGTCGTGGGCATTTTCGTCCTTATTATAGCTCTGGTCACCAGAAGTGGCAACCTGAAACACAGAGCAAAAGAAAGGCACCACAAGGAGGGAAAACTGACAATTtatgtcacaagtgtggaatgGAAGGGCATTGGTCACGTAATTGTTATATCCCACAACATCTTGTTAATTTATATCAGTCATCTAAAAGATCAAAAGGGAAAATGGTGGAAACCAATTTCGCCAACAACTTAGATGATTCTCTTATAATATCAACCGGGGGAATAAGCGTTAATGGTCCTAATGAGACTAACGAAACTCACATGTGGGAGGCTGAGGATTag
- the LOC108204424 gene encoding uncharacterized protein LOC108204424: MKYLARMSQGEIQHSQQTSFSNLTCLEIKECSGLRYLFCNSVAKRLTQLQKLIIRDCPAMEAIVMNDGSSKGDIIHFPNLEELELSKVPRLGSFCSENKDAMMQPSAQFQPLFHNMVEFPSLKDLKIENVKDTSDIWERDYNCESSFCKLRSISVQGFSRLQTIIPVVMLHKLSNLQSLRISDCSSLISGVGTDASNIDVSRLPALSHLYLNGLPCLTETGLKSGNLYPNLKKLEINDCHSLTNVVPRDVMHLEEIIVGNCKKMKRIVGEAKQGEINDVLVFPELTCLRLELLPNLTSFCGEEIDTYKVEFPNVMKLEIRSCKEIKLELIEFSSQLKSLDISCDEEMQLPSTWQPRLHNLETLFLSGCWSHELKSLQFPVLKVLKVRRYSGGAALFTFSGFRSLQQLRQLEISDCAFLEEIAEYDKISGINKKTITLSHLQRVVLKNLPELKSIIHGANYGCRVPSLWEVEVENCGLSNLFSFSEFTILRSLNISRCAHLEEIVEVEVSGMNKKTITLSNLYEVTLKDLPKLKSFIYGTNHECILLPDLSTVSVSNCGLSSLFTCSASGSLQSLTHLKVQDCRLLEDIIKYARGDENSGTTEQIIVSLSGLWSLELRNLPDLKSFIHGANYRCYMPALLNLEVDNCGFSTAFTCSVFRNLQQLLSLKVSNCRMLEGIFEYASVDETSGTTEKIILSLSKLWSLQLKNLPALKSFIHGANYDCYMPALRIMEVDNCEFSTLFTCSVFRNLPKLHSLRVSNCRMLEGIFEYASGDETFGLPKLSSLTLENLPALKSFIHGANYDCYMPALERMEADNCGFSTLFTCSVFRNLQQLESLRVSNCISLEVIVEHARGDDTNDKTITLPRLGCIKLEDLPNLKSFGRDESIVFNMRALRVFDLVGCPKAENFTSFNTTNTGNEYVSTHTDDDDDDCI; the protein is encoded by the exons ATGAAGTATCTGGCAAGGATGTCACAGGGTGAGATTCAGCATAGCCAGCAGACATCTTTTTCTAATCTAACCTGTTTAGAAATTAAAGAATGCTCCGGTTTAAGATACCTCTTCTGCAACTCTGTTGCAAAACGTCTCACCCAGCTGCAAAAGTTGATAATAAGAGATTGCCCTGCGATGGAAGCAATAGTAATGAATGATGGCTCAAGCAAGGGAGATATCATACACTTTCCCAATTTAGAAGAATTGGAGCTAAGCAAAGTGCCGAGACTCGGCAGCTTCTGCAGTGAAAATAAAGACGCCATGATGCAGCCCTCTGCTCAGTTTCAACCTCTATTCCATAATATG GTTGAATTCCCTTCATTGAAAGATTTGAAAATCGAAAATGTAAAAGATACAAGTGATATTTGGGAGAGGGATTACAACTGCGAATCCTCTTTTTGCAAACTAAGAAGCATCTCAGTACAAGGCTTTAGTAGATTGCAAACAATAATTCCAGTTGTCATGTTGCATAAGCTATCGAATCTGCAATCCTTAAGAATAAGTGATTGTAGTTCATTGATCTCTGGAGTAGGCACAGATGCTAGCAACATAGATGTAAGCCGATTGCCAGCTTTAAGTCATTTGTATCTAAATGGATTGCCTTGTTTAACGGAGACAGGGTTGAAGTCAGGGAACCTGTACCCAAATCTCAAAAAACTAGAGATAAACGATTGTCATAGCCTTACAAACGTGGTTCCCAGAGATGTTATGCACCTTGAGGAAATTATTGTAGGAAACTGCAAGAAGATGAAGAGGATCGTGGGGGAAGCTAAGCAAGGAGAAATCAATGATGTCTTAGTCTTTCCAGAATTGACGTGTTTACGGTTAGAGCTTTTGCCAAACTTGACCAGCTTTTGTGGTGAGGAAATTGATACCTACAAG GTTGAATTTCCAAATGTAATGAAACTTGAAATTCGCAGTTGCAAGGAAATTAAGCTGGAATTGATAGAGTTCAGCAGCCAACTAAAGAGCTTGGATATAAGTTGTGATGAGGAGATGCAACTTCCGTCTACATGGCAACCTCGATTACATAATCTGGAAACACTCTTTTTGAGTGGGTGTTGGTCGCATGAGCTCAAATCTTTACAGTTCCCAGTGCTGAAGGTGCTTAAAGTTCGCAGATACTCTGGAGGCGCTGCTCTTTTCACATTCTCAGGCTTTAGAAGTCTACAACAACTCCGACAACTAGAAATTTCAGATTGTGCTTTCTTGGAAGAAATTGCAGAGTATGACAAAATATCTGGCATCAATAAGAAGACTATCACGCTCTCTCACCTACAGAGAGTTGTTCTAAAAAATTTACCAGAGCTGAAAAGTATTATTCATGGAGCAAATTATGGGTGCCGTGTCCCGTCTTTATGGGAAGTGGAAGTTGAGAATTGTGGACTCTCTAATCTTTTTTCATTCTCAGAGTTCACAATTCTCAGATCTTTGAATATATCAAGGTGTGCTCATTTGGAAGAAATTGTGGAGGTTGAGGTTTCTGGCATGAACAAGAAGACTATTACACTCTCTAATCTTTATGAAGTTACTCTTAAAGATCTACCAAAGCTcaagagttttatctatggtaccaaTCATGAGTGCATACTTCTGCCAGATTTATCCACTGTTTCAGTCAGTAATTGTGGGCTCTCTTCTCTGTTCACGTGCTCAGCTTCTGGAAGTCTACAAAGTCTAACACACTTGAAAGTACAGGATTGCAGATTGTTGGAAGACATCATTAAGTATGCAAGGGGAGATGAAAATTCTGGTACGACTGAACAGATTATTGTCTCCCTCTCAGGACTCTGGTCACTTGAACTCAGAAATTTGCCAGACCTCAAAAGTTTCATCCACGGTGCAAATTACCGCTGCTATATGCCGGCTTTGCTCAACTTGGAAGTTGATAACTGTGGATTCTCTACTGCCTTCACGTGCTCTGTTTTCAGGAATCTCCAACAACTCCTATCTTTGAAAGTATCAAATTGCAGAATGTTGGAAGGCATCTTTGAGTATGCCAGCGTAGATGAAACTTCTGGTACGACTGAAAAGATTATTCTCTCCCTCTCAAAACTCTGGTCACTTCAACTCAAAAATTTGCCAGCTCTCAAGAGTTTCATCCACGGTGCAAATTACGACTGCTATATGCCGGCTTTGAGGATAATGGAAGTTGATAACTGTGAATTCTCTACTCTCTTCACGTGCTCTGTTTTCAGGAATCTCCCAAAACTCCATTCTTTGAGAGTATCAAATTGCAGAATGTTGGAAGGCATCTTTGAGTATGCCAGCGGAGATGAAACTTTTGGCCTCCCAAAACTCTCGTCACTTACACTCGAGAATTTGCCAGCCCTCAAGAGTTTCATCCACGGTGCAAATTACGACTGCTATATGCCGGCTTTAGAGAGAATGGAAGCTGATAACTGTGGATTCTCTACTCTCTTCACGTGCTCTGTTTTCAGGAATCTCCAACAACTCGAATCTTTGAGAGTATCAAATTGTATATCGTTAGAAGTCATTGTGGAACATGCAAGGGGTGACGACACAAATGACAAGACTATCACACTCCCTCGACTGGGCTGTATTAAACTTGAAGATCTGCCAAACCTCAAAAGTTTTGGTCGTGATGAAAGCATAGTTTTCAATATGCGGGCTTTGAGGGTTTTTGATCTGGTTGGGTGTCCCAAGGCAGAGAATTTCACTTCCTTCAATACAACAAATACTGGAAACGAATATGTAAGTACTCATACtgatgatgacgatgatgatTGTATTTGA
- the LOC108216601 gene encoding disease resistance protein At4g27190-like, with protein MPGIADIPILGKLVDGISDAAVAAIFCGFRYMFCYKDLVKTFESQVEKASMEEDRVSTKVAAERANGKLIQPHVDKWQKEAAKIKESTEKFAEKYKNRHSWRCIQCLPITNPVSRFRLGREAVKKTERLTDLIDSGKELLANDIAHPVRAENLPKSTTEFQEFQSRKDSYGELWHALTTDSSPIVGIYGMPGVGKTRMMEQLWEEAAEKKIFNKFARANVGKEELNVIHLQKQIAEDLGCTFDSQDNAESRASQLKQSLLNAGKTLVILDDVWREIPLDFIGIPCSMGSKILLTSREKNVCLGNKCKTLVKITPLPNDEAWDQFKNIVGSDRIDSLKDESLAKKVCGKCGGLPLLIHVISKALQFETHNSWVDALEQLEKGEFVNIPDVEAQVYTCVKWSINKLHGDAMSCLFLCCLFNEDTDIPIKKLIRLATGSQLVSGESRVLSMVDTLRSSSLLLDCKEDECIKLHDIIRAVGRSIAFKDPKLAFSHVKCDVRLLDDAEFVKTKFLRLDLDGDNIHIPDDLVCPDLHSLWILCNNDIQQFSGGFFSMFENLRFLYVEGNNDSYLSKLKFSLQPLGKLRTLVFFRCDLTDINNTNVGLFPENLETLRLLFGHLPEPLDLSNLKYLRKLEIIGLRVKIMPNTISSLFRLEELHIPDGFEIWSDDSSAVAKPILVEINQLTHLKSLHIKFKISEPFQNTNIFDNLTLFKICVGESPQEGAHFSHKTSIELQGCHEESLKGLVQKAEYVKLKHIDINVIGSIFDSNPEAFTELRELHIKECNEMEHLARMSQDEIQHSPQTSFSKLTCLEITECSGLRYLFCNSVAKCLTQLQKLIIRDCPVMEAIVMNDGSSSGDIIHFSNLEELELSKVPRLRSFCSKNKDAMMQPSAQFQPLFHRMVEFPALKDLKIENVEDTSDIWERDYNSESSFCKLTTISLQGFSKLETIIPAVMLHKLSSLQSLRISDCSSLISGVGTDASNIDVCGLPALSHLYLNELPCLTETGLKSGNLYPNLKKLEINDCHSLTNVVPKDVMHLEEIIVRKCKKMKRIVGEAKQGEINDVLVFPELLCLRLELLPNLTSFCGEETDACKVEFPNVVTLEISGCKEIKLELIEFSDQLKNLDISCDKEIELPSTWQPRLHNLEILILRKCWSHDLKSLRFHRLKLLMVFEYSGCSALFTLSGFRSLQNLEALVISDCAFLEEIADDDQMSGMNKKTITLPRLQMVVLKNLPKLKSIIHGVNYGWLVPYLREVDVENCGLSNLFSFSELISLKTLKISRCAHLEEIVEDEVSGMNKKTITLSQLESVTLEDLPKLKSLIYSANHECLLLPNLSDVSVSNCGLSSLFMCSASRSLQSLTYLKVKDCRLLESIIKYARGDETSGSTEQIIFCLLELASVELRNLPDLRSFIHGANYDCYMPALWNMEVDNCGLSTAFTCSVFRNLQRLRFLSLSNCRMLEAIFEYASGDETSGTTEQIITLSKLESLRLRDLPALKSFIHGANYNCYMPALESLQLKTVDSLLFSRPLFSVISNDSDIWKYQIADC; from the exons AGCTGAAAATTTACCCAAAAGTACCACTGAGTTCCAGGAATTTCAATCTAGGAAAGATTCTTATGGGGAGCTATGGCATGCGTTGACCACTGATAGCTCTCCGATCGTTGGTATATATGGAATGCCCGGAGTAGGGAAAACCAGGATGATGGAACAGCTATGGGAAGAAGCCGCCGAGAAGAAAATATTCAACAAGTTTGCACGAGCGAACGTGGGTAAAGAAGAGCTGAATGTGATACACTTACAGAAACAGATTGCTGAGGATCTTGGTTGCACCTTTGATTCGCAAGATAATGCGGAAAGCAGAGCTTCTCAGCTGAAACAAAGTTTATTGAATGCGGGCAAGACACTCGTCATACTCGACGATGTATGGAGGGAAATTCCCCTAGATTTTATTGGAATTCCATGTTCTATGGGTTCCAAGATTCTCTTAACATCTCGAGAGAAAAATGTATGCTTGGGTAACAAGTGCAAGACTCTTGTTAAGATTACACCCCTGCCAAATGATGAAGCGTGGGATCAGTTCAAAAATATTGTCGGTTCTGATCGAATTGATTCATTGAAGGATGAGTCTCTGGCAAAGAAAGTGTGTGGTAAATGTGGGGGTTTACCACTCCTAATTCATGTAATCAGTAAAGCCCTGCAATTCGAAACTCACAATTCATGGGTGGATGCATTGGAACAACTTGAGAAGGGTGAATTTGTAAACATTCCGGACGTAGAAGCACAAGTATATACTTGTGTAAAATGGAGTATCAATAAATTACACGGCGATGCCATGTCGTGTCTCTTTTTGTGTTGCTTGTTCAACGAAGATACTGACATCCCTATCAAGAAGCTGATCCGGTTGGCAACAGGGTCACAGCTTGTATCTGGGGAATCTCGGGTACTATCAATGGTTGATACTCTCAGGTCATCTTCTTTGTTGCTCGATTGTAAAGAAGATGAGTGCATCAAACTTCATGACATCATCAGAGCTGTAGGGAGATCTATAGCGTTCAAAGATCCAAAATTGGCATTTTCACACGTAAAATGTGACGTGCGGTTGCTTGATGATGCTGAATTTGTCAAAACCAAATTTTTACGTCTAGATCTGGATGGTGATAATATTCATATCCCTGATGATCTTGTATGCCCAGATCTGCATAGCTTGTGGATACTATGCAACAATGATATACAACAATTCTCTGGCGGCTTCTTCAGCATGTTTGAAAATCTGAGATTTTTATATGTCGAAGGTAATAATGACTCTTATCTTTCAAAGCTGAAGTTCTCTCTTCAACCCTTGGGTAAACTGAGGACGTTGGTTTTTTTTCGTTGTGACCTGACTGACATTAACAACACAAATGTTGGCCTTTTTCCTGAAAACCTAGAAACTCTCCGCCTTTTGTTTGGTCATCTCCCAGAACCTCTGGATTTATCAAACCTGAAATACCTTCGAAAGCTAGAAATCATTGGGCTGAGAGTGAAAATCATGCCAAATACCATATCCAGCCTATTCAGGCTGGAAGAATTGCATATACCTGATGGATTTGAGATTTGGAGTGATGATAGTTCTGCTGTGGCGAAACCTATTTTGGTCGAGATTAATCAACTAACCCACTTGAAAAGTTtgcacataaaatttaaaatatctgaGCCTTTtcaaaatactaatatatttgataatctaacattatttaaaatttgtgtgGGTGAGTCACCTCAAGAAGGAGCACATTTCTCTCACAAGACATCGATTGAATTGCAAGGCTGTCATGAAGAAAGCTTGAAAGGTCTGGTACAGAAGGCTGAATATGTGAAATTGAAGCACATTGATATTAATGTGATTGGTAGTATATTTGATAGCAACCCGGAAGCATTCACAGAATTGAGAGAGCTGCACATTAAAGAATGTAACGAAATGGAGCATCTAGCAAGGATGTCACAGGATGAGATTCAACATAGCCCGCAGACATCTTTTTCTAAACTAACCTGTTTAGAAATTACAGAATGCTCGGGTTTAAGATACCTCTTCTGCAACTCTGTTGCAAAATGTCTCACCCAACTGCAAAAGTTGATAATAAGAGATTGCCCTGTGATGGAAGCAATTGTAATGAATGATGGCTCAAGCAGTGGAGATATCATACACTTCTCCAATTTGGAAGAATTGGAGCTAAGCAAAGTGCCGAGACTCAGAAGCTTCTGCAGTAAAAACAAAGACGCCATGATGCAGCCCTCTGCTCAATTTCAACCTCTATTCCATAGAATG GTCGAATTCCCTGCattgaaagatttaaaaatcGAAAATGTGGAAGATACAAGTGATATTTGGGAGAGGGATTACAACTCTGAATCCTCTTTTTGCAAACTAACAACCATCTCATTACAAGGCTTTAGTAAATTGGAAACAATAATTCCAGCTGTCATGTTGCATAAGCTATCGAGTCTGCAATCCTTAAGAATAAGTGATTGTAGTTCATTGATCTCCGGAGTGGGCACAGATGCAAGCAACATAGATGTATGCGGCCTGCCAGCTTTAAGTCATTTGTATCTGAATGAATTGCCTTGTTTAACGGAGACAGGGTTGAAGTCAGGGAACCTGTATCCAAATCTCAAAAAACTAGAGATAAACGATTGTCATAGCCTTACAAACGTGGTTCCCAAAGATGTTATGCACCTTGAGGAAATTATTGTAAGAAAATGCAAGAAGATGAAAAGGATCGTGGGGGAAGCTAAACAAGGAGAAATCAATGATGTCCTAGTCTTTCCAGAATTGTTGTGTTTACGGTTAGAGCTTTTGCCAAACTTGACCAGCTTTTGTGGTGAGGAAACTGATGCCTGCAAG GTTGAATTCCCAAATGTAGTCACACTTGAAATTAGCGGTTGCAAGGAAATTAAGCTGGAATTGATAGAGTTCAGCGACCAACTAAAGAACTTGGATATAAGTTGTGATAAGGAGATAGAACTTCCATCTACATGGCAACCTCGATTACATAATCTGGAAATACTCATTTTGAGGAAGTGTTGGTCGCATGACCTCAAATCTTTAAGGTTCCACAGACTAAAATTGCTTATGGTTTTCGAATATTCTGGATGCTCTGCTCTTTTTACATTATCAGGCTTTAGAAGTCTGCAAAATCTCGAAGCACTAGTAATTTCAGATTGTGCTTTCTTGGAAGAAATTGCGGACGATGACCAAATGTCTGGCATGAACAAGAAGACTATCACGCTCCCTCGCCTGCAGATGGTTGTTCTAAAAAATTTACCGAAGCTGAAAAGTATTATTCATGGAGTAAATTATGGGTGGCTTGTCCCATATTTAAGGGAAGTGGATGTTGAGAATTGTGGACTCTCTAATCTTTTTTCATTCTCAGAGTTGATAAGTCTCAAAACTTTGAAGATATCAAGGTGTGCTCATTTGGAAGAAATTGTGGAGGATGAGGTTTCGGGCATGAACAAGAAGACTATTACACTCTCTCAGCTGGAATCAGTTACTCTTGAAGATCTACCAAAGCTCAAGAGTTTAATCTACAGTGCAAATCATGAGTGCCTACTTCTGCCAAATTTATCGGATGTTTCAGTCAGTAATTGTGggctctcttctcttttcatgtGCTCAGCCTCTCGAAGTCTACAAAGTCTAACATACTTGAAAGTAAAGGATTGCAGATTGTTGGAAAGCATTATTAAGTATGCGAGGGGGGATGAAACTTCTGGTTCGACTGAACAGATTATTTTCTGCCTCTTAGAACTGGCTTCGGTTGAACTCAGAAATTTGCCAGACCTCAGAAGTTTCATCCATGGTGCAAATTACGACTGCTATATGCCGGCTTTGTGGAATATGGAAGTTGATAACTGTGGATTGTCTACTGCCTTCACGTGTTCTGTTTTCAGGAATCTCCAACGACTCCGATTTTTGAGCTTATCAAATTGCAGAATGTTGGAAGCCATCTTTGAGTATGCCAGTGGAGATGAAACTTCTGGTACGACTGAACAGATTATCACACTCTCAAAACTCGAATCTCTTCGACTCAGAGATTTGCCAGCCCTGAAGAGTTTCATCCACGGTGCAAATTACAACTGCTATATGCCGGCTTTGGAATCTCTGCAGTTAAAAACTGTGGATTCTCTACTCTTTTCACGTCCTCTGTTTTCAGTAATCTCCAACGACTCGGATATTTGGAAGTATCAAATTGCAGATTGTTAG